A genomic region of Caldicellulosiruptor acetigenus contains the following coding sequences:
- the hemW gene encoding radical SAM family heme chaperone HemW, with the protein MRNIGLYIHVPFCKKKCYYCDFVSYENVDDDMVFAYFSALENELMFYKENYEIEIDTIYIGGGTPSFVPAKYILKLLEFIYSNFKVKSTCEISIEANPESITMEKLKSYREAGINRLSVGIQSLNDAELRAIGRIHDSEVALKILSRVPLYFENFSVDVIIGLPYQTFESFSQTLNTLLKFSPPHLSIYSLKIEEGTPLFERYEEYKSLLPSEDEERRMFWWARDRLSEVGLYHYEISNFAKKGFECKHNLKYWNCDEYIGVGCAAHSFFEDCRYYNTSNIKEYTNKIKENCLAVEGKELISSEESEKEFIILGLRKIEGFSLDEFRERFGIEFERKYKSQIEKLKKYGLIDINGRIKLTERGIDLANLVWQEFV; encoded by the coding sequence TTGAGAAATATAGGACTTTATATTCACGTTCCATTTTGTAAAAAGAAATGTTATTACTGTGATTTTGTGTCATACGAAAATGTCGATGATGATATGGTTTTTGCATATTTTAGCGCGCTTGAAAATGAATTAATGTTTTATAAAGAAAATTATGAAATTGAGATAGATACTATTTATATTGGGGGTGGGACACCTTCTTTTGTCCCTGCCAAGTATATCTTAAAGCTGTTGGAGTTTATATATTCAAACTTTAAGGTCAAAAGCACCTGCGAGATAAGCATTGAGGCAAATCCCGAGAGTATCACAATGGAGAAACTTAAAAGTTACAGGGAAGCAGGAATAAACAGGCTCAGTGTGGGGATACAGTCGCTAAACGATGCAGAGCTTAGAGCAATTGGTAGAATCCATGACTCTGAGGTTGCATTGAAGATTTTAAGTAGAGTACCTTTATATTTTGAAAATTTTAGCGTTGATGTTATTATAGGTCTTCCATATCAGACTTTTGAAAGTTTTTCGCAGACACTCAATACACTTTTGAAATTTTCACCGCCTCATTTGTCTATTTATTCACTGAAGATAGAAGAGGGAACACCTCTTTTTGAAAGATATGAAGAGTATAAGAGTTTGTTGCCAAGTGAAGATGAAGAAAGAAGAATGTTCTGGTGGGCAAGAGACAGGCTTTCAGAGGTTGGACTCTATCATTATGAGATTTCTAATTTTGCTAAAAAAGGCTTTGAGTGCAAACATAACTTGAAATACTGGAACTGTGATGAATACATTGGAGTTGGCTGTGCAGCTCATTCATTTTTTGAGGACTGCAGGTATTATAATACTTCTAATATAAAAGAATACACTAATAAAATTAAAGAAAATTGTTTAGCTGTGGAAGGAAAAGAGCTTATTTCAAGTGAAGAGAGTGAAAAAGAGTTTATCATATTAGGGCTCAGAAAGATAGAAGGATTTTCTCTTGACGAATTTAGAGAAAGGTTTGGCATAGAGTTTGAAAGAAAGTACAAATCTCAAATTGAAAAACTGAAAAAATATGGCCTAATAGATATAAATGGTCGTATAAAACTTACAGAGAGAGGAATTGACCTTGCAAATTTAGTGTGGCAGGAGTTTGTGTAA
- the hrcA gene encoding heat-inducible transcriptional repressor HrcA, whose translation MLDERKRRILEAIIDDYINTGEPVGSRTIAKKYIFGISSATIRNEMSDLEEMGYLEQPHTSAGRIPSDKGYRYYVDELMKVSRLSPQQVEFIRSQLDVKFNEINEYMENIAKIISNLTNYTAVISTPNVKKSFIKYLQLVPVDSKRYILILVTNTGLVKDILLDKPENVDIKDFIYISNILNEKLSGLKLEDIDHKIVLDIENMLGKNKTILSPIIENVLRTISAADSTEVVLSGIKNMFDFPEFSDVLKAKIFLHIFEQKEMLRQIINSSMHEHITIRIGTENPIEDLKECSVVLSTYRIGESIAGSIGIIGPKRLRYSQTVSLIDYICDTLSDILTRLFTE comes from the coding sequence ATGCTGGATGAAAGAAAAAGGAGAATACTTGAAGCTATCATAGATGATTATATAAATACAGGAGAACCTGTTGGCTCAAGAACAATTGCAAAGAAGTACATTTTTGGTATTTCTTCTGCAACAATTAGAAATGAAATGTCGGACTTAGAGGAGATGGGGTATTTAGAACAGCCTCATACATCAGCTGGTAGAATTCCTTCAGACAAGGGCTACAGGTACTATGTTGATGAGCTGATGAAGGTCTCAAGGCTTTCGCCACAGCAAGTTGAATTTATCAGGTCGCAGCTTGATGTCAAATTCAATGAAATAAACGAGTATATGGAGAACATTGCTAAAATAATATCTAACCTGACAAACTACACAGCAGTAATTTCAACGCCAAATGTTAAAAAGAGCTTTATAAAATATCTCCAACTTGTTCCAGTTGATAGCAAAAGATATATACTAATTTTAGTAACAAACACAGGTCTTGTAAAAGATATTCTCCTGGACAAACCCGAGAATGTCGATATAAAAGACTTCATATATATATCGAATATTCTCAATGAAAAACTGAGTGGGCTTAAGCTTGAAGACATTGACCACAAAATTGTACTTGACATTGAAAATATGCTTGGTAAAAACAAAACAATCTTGTCACCAATAATTGAAAATGTACTGCGCACAATCAGTGCAGCTGACAGCACAGAAGTTGTTTTGAGTGGAATCAAGAACATGTTTGATTTTCCTGAGTTTAGTGACGTTTTGAAGGCAAAGATATTCCTGCATATATTTGAGCAAAAGGAGATGCTAAGACAAATAATAAACTCTTCAATGCATGAGCATATAACAATTAGGATTGGTACAGAAAATCCAATAGAGGATTTAAAAGAGTGTAGCGTTGTTCTTTCCACTTACAGAATAGGAGAAAGCATTGCAGGTTCGATAGGTATAATCGGTCCAAAAAGGCTGAGATATTCTCAGACAGTTTCGCTTATTGACTACATTTGCGATACTTTATCTGATATTCTGACAAGACTTTTCACAGAATAA
- the grpE gene encoding nucleotide exchange factor GrpE, which produces MFDMENKDLKSEQASSLDAQSVEESSCEEKNENPQNQETQEDVEKTQQDEDLSESSQDVDAESQQEDPIEVLKKQLEEKEREVEEYKSLCQRIAADFDNYKKRIAKDKENMYYEVVADVVGKLLPIVDNFERAIDSAKNSKDTNDELLKGLEMIKKQIDDIFSKLGVEPIEALNKEFDPYLHNAIMHVEDERYGKNVVIEEFQKGYKIKDRVIRYSLVKVANAN; this is translated from the coding sequence ATGTTTGACATGGAAAACAAAGATTTAAAAAGCGAGCAGGCAAGCTCACTTGATGCTCAGAGTGTAGAAGAGAGCAGTTGTGAGGAAAAGAATGAAAATCCTCAGAATCAGGAAACGCAAGAAGATGTAGAAAAAACACAGCAAGATGAGGATTTGAGCGAAAGTAGTCAAGATGTTGATGCTGAGTCCCAGCAAGAAGACCCGATAGAAGTTTTGAAAAAGCAGCTTGAAGAAAAGGAGAGAGAAGTTGAGGAATACAAGAGCTTATGTCAGAGGATAGCTGCTGATTTTGATAACTACAAAAAGAGAATAGCAAAAGATAAAGAGAATATGTATTATGAAGTTGTTGCTGATGTTGTTGGCAAACTCCTTCCAATTGTTGACAACTTTGAAAGAGCGATTGATTCTGCAAAAAATTCAAAAGACACAAATGATGAACTTTTAAAAGGCCTTGAGATGATAAAAAAACAGATTGATGATATCTTTTCAAAGCTTGGTGTTGAGCCTATTGAGGCTTTGAATAAAGAATTTGACCCGTACCTTCACAATGCGATTATGCATGTTGAAGATGAGAGGTACGGTAAGAATGTCGTAATTGAAGAATTCCAAAAAGGTTACAAGATAAAAGATAGGGTTATCAGGTATAGCCTTGTAAAGGTTGCAAATGCTAATTAA